In Blautia wexlerae DSM 19850, a single window of DNA contains:
- a CDS encoding YdcP family protein has protein sequence MRLANGIVIDKETTFGALKFSALRREVHLQNEDGSVSEEIKERTYDLKSRGQGRMIQVSIPASVPLKEFDYNAEVELINPVADTVATATFQGAEVDWYIKADDIVLKKGAAMHPQPPKKDAPPVK, from the coding sequence ATGAGATTAGCAAACGGAATCGTGATTGACAAGGAAACAACATTTGGGGCATTGAAATTTTCTGCCCTCCGCCGTGAGGTTCACCTCCAGAATGAAGACGGCTCGGTATCAGAAGAAATCAAGGAGCGTACCTATGACTTAAAATCCAGAGGACAGGGGCGTATGATTCAGGTTTCCATCCCTGCCAGCGTGCCGTTAAAGGAGTTCGATTATAACGCAGAGGTGGAACTTATCAATCCTGTGGCAGATACTGTGGCAACGGCTACCTTTCAAGGGGCAGAGGTGGACTGGTACATCAAGGCGGATGATATTGTCCTGAAAAAAGGGGCTGCCATGCATCCACAGCCGCCGAAGAAAGACGCTCCCCCTGTAAAATAA
- a CDS encoding FtsK/SpoIIIE domain-containing protein has protein sequence MKQLFPRGKRIHPTDKDLVFHTALAALFPVFLLVFLLFHIRQIAGTNWQEVSLSQIVQDVNIPYLLFSMGVAGLVCLTAVLLFWRYRRDEVKQLIHRQKLARMVLENKWYESEQRKEDAFFKDLSSSRSKETITYFPKIYYRMKQGLLHIRVEITLGKYQEQLLNLEKKLESGLYCELTDKELKDSYVEYTLLYDTIANRISIEDVQAKEGRLRLMENVWWEYDKLPHMLIAGGTGGGKTYFILTLIEALLRTNTTLFVLDPKNADLADLQAVMPDVYYKKEDMLACIDRFYEEMMKRSEDMKLMKNYRTGENYAYLGLPANFLIFDEYVAFMEMLGTKENAAVLNKLKQIVMLGRQAGFFLILACQRPDAKYLGDGIRDQFNFRVALGRMSEMGYGMMFGETTKDFFLKQIKGRGYVDVGTSVISEFYTPLVPKGHDFLKEIKKLINSRQEVQAACEAKAAETD, from the coding sequence ATGAAGCAGCTTTTCCCCCGTGGAAAACGTATCCATCCCACGGATAAAGACCTTGTATTCCATACTGCCCTTGCCGCCCTGTTCCCTGTCTTCCTGCTGGTTTTCCTGCTGTTTCATATCCGACAGATTGCCGGAACCAACTGGCAGGAAGTGTCCCTCTCCCAGATAGTACAGGATGTAAATATCCCTTACCTGTTATTCAGCATGGGCGTGGCAGGGCTGGTGTGCCTTACAGCCGTTCTTCTGTTCTGGCGATACCGCAGGGATGAAGTAAAGCAGCTCATCCACCGCCAAAAGCTGGCAAGGATGGTGTTGGAAAACAAGTGGTATGAATCAGAGCAGAGAAAGGAGGACGCTTTTTTCAAGGACTTGTCTTCCAGCCGTTCCAAAGAAACCATCACTTACTTTCCCAAAATCTACTACCGGATGAAACAGGGCTTGCTCCATATCCGTGTGGAAATCACCTTGGGGAAATATCAGGAGCAGCTCTTAAACTTGGAGAAAAAGCTGGAAAGTGGCTTGTACTGTGAGCTGACGGATAAGGAATTAAAGGATTCTTATGTGGAGTACACCCTGCTTTATGATACCATTGCCAACCGTATTTCCATTGAGGACGTACAGGCAAAGGAGGGCAGGCTCCGGCTCATGGAAAATGTCTGGTGGGAGTATGACAAGCTCCCCCATATGCTCATTGCCGGAGGAACCGGCGGCGGAAAGACCTACTTCATCCTGACGCTTATTGAAGCCCTGCTCCGCACCAACACCACCCTGTTCGTGTTAGACCCAAAGAACGCCGACCTTGCGGATTTACAGGCGGTTATGCCGGATGTGTACTACAAAAAGGAAGATATGCTCGCCTGCATTGACCGTTTCTATGAAGAAATGATGAAACGCAGCGAAGACATGAAGCTCATGAAAAATTATCGGACAGGGGAAAACTACGCTTACTTGGGACTTCCGGCAAATTTCCTTATCTTTGATGAATATGTGGCATTTATGGAAATGCTCGGCACAAAGGAAAATGCCGCTGTCCTTAACAAATTAAAACAAATCGTTATGCTTGGGCGGCAGGCAGGCTTCTTCCTGATTCTCGCCTGCCAGCGTCCGGACGCAAAGTATCTGGGGGACGGAATCCGTGACCAGTTCAATTTCCGTGTGGCTCTGGGGCGGATGTCGGAAATGGGCTATGGGATGATGTTCGGGGAAACCACAAAGGACTTCTTCCTAAAGCAGATAAAAGGGCGTGGCTATGTGGATGTGGGAACCAGCGTTATCTCGGAGTTTTACACGCCCCTTGTGCCAAAAGGACACGATTTCCTCAAAGAAATAAAAAAGCTCATAAACAGCAGGCAGGAAGTGCAGGCGGCGTGCGAAGCGAAAGCCGCAGAAACGGACTGA